A single window of uncultured Tolumonas sp. DNA harbors:
- a CDS encoding ISAs1 family transposase produces the protein MNGLSLLDQISIIHDYRQSWKTSYTLADILFLTITAIIGGAEGWEEIADFGEDHLDWLRLYGDFENGCPSHHTIARVMGMISGKQLQTLFCQWMKNCHTLTAGSVVAIDGKSLRATYDKSKRDNVIHMVSAFSAQNSMVLGQVKTATKSNEITAVPELLQLLELKGCLVTLDAMGCQHKIAQEIIKKKADYLLAVKGNQGKLADAFDNWYSPAMWMGKLYDSYSTQEKGHGREETRFCIVSHNLTPLGDLAYDWPELTTIGIVGVNRQESVAPVRAESIVLRYYISSAKLTAKELLEATRAHWSIENQLHWRLDVGMREDECQIVRGEAGANLAVCRHIAMNLLTADKTFKAGIKRKQKRAGRNNEYLSQILTGCGSS, from the coding sequence ATGAACGGACTCAGCCTTTTGGATCAAATATCTATTATTCATGACTACCGTCAATCTTGGAAAACCAGTTATACCCTGGCTGATATTCTTTTTCTGACTATCACTGCCATTATTGGTGGTGCTGAGGGCTGGGAAGAAATTGCCGATTTCGGTGAAGATCATCTGGATTGGTTACGTTTATACGGTGATTTTGAAAATGGCTGTCCTTCTCATCACACCATTGCACGTGTCATGGGGATGATTTCAGGAAAACAGCTACAGACGCTATTTTGTCAGTGGATGAAAAATTGTCATACCCTCACGGCGGGTTCCGTTGTTGCCATTGATGGTAAATCGCTACGCGCCACTTATGATAAATCCAAACGTGATAACGTGATCCACATGGTCAGTGCGTTCAGTGCTCAGAATAGTATGGTCTTAGGGCAAGTAAAAACAGCCACTAAATCCAATGAGATCACTGCTGTTCCTGAACTACTGCAACTGCTTGAATTAAAAGGTTGTTTAGTGACACTAGACGCCATGGGATGTCAGCATAAAATTGCACAGGAAATCATTAAAAAGAAAGCGGACTATTTACTGGCAGTGAAAGGAAATCAGGGAAAACTGGCTGATGCGTTTGATAACTGGTATTCCCCTGCGATGTGGATGGGAAAATTGTACGACAGTTACAGTACGCAGGAAAAAGGGCATGGTCGGGAAGAAACTCGTTTCTGCATTGTGAGCCATAATTTAACGCCCTTAGGTGATCTGGCCTATGACTGGCCAGAATTGACCACCATAGGCATCGTCGGCGTTAACCGACAGGAGAGCGTTGCGCCTGTACGTGCAGAATCAATTGTCCTTCGCTATTACATCAGCTCCGCAAAGTTAACCGCCAAAGAATTATTAGAGGCCACCCGAGCGCATTGGTCGATCGAGAACCAATTACACTGGCGTTTAGATGTCGGAATGCGGGAAGATGAATGCCAAATTGTTCGGGGTGAAGCGGGTGCAAATCTCGCCGTATGTCGACACATAGCCATGAACTTACTGACAGCGGACAAAACATTTAAAGCGGGTATTAAACGGAAACAAAAACGAGCGGGTCGGAATAATGAGTACCTCTCGCAAATCCTTACGGGCTGCGGGTCTTCATGA
- a CDS encoding DUF5677 domain-containing protein: MTLKHKKPNLDANPFSLITSRKVVKIDPKNIIGRDDIELDPQFQKKYTEYLLKNKSCFITRLTISRIMPGFLKRENGKLIHVEDSILDGQIEYVIDLIKSGERPPLHIYKLYTKEFDYEYCSPDDIHVYYAYKQLGIKKVPVIIYGDPGELEESTFKNKGLFKDKEDHYYSHSNININRNYFPSITHDSKKSTIPDISKCLDNCIELVSNTKHEYKLFHAFKIEIHYHHIIHAILLRLYEDLKAIKMLIDNNLLIQSAGLLRSIYELMLNFYLVWISPREMSEMLKFKSLLSINELLKIVKNNNSDLNTTQLRELEKIYTYQYNLVSKVIEKAKFSPFGESYYESIYRFLSDITHHDFSSTARYRHALEHGDKSVYSSDLLTTIVNIADFITSFVCLYALDDIGVSSRNEI; the protein is encoded by the coding sequence ATGACATTGAAACATAAAAAACCAAATTTAGATGCAAATCCATTTTCACTTATAACTTCTAGAAAAGTGGTTAAAATAGATCCTAAAAATATAATTGGACGAGATGACATTGAGTTAGACCCACAGTTCCAAAAGAAATACACTGAATATCTTCTGAAAAATAAAAGCTGCTTTATTACTCGTCTAACTATATCAAGAATAATGCCAGGGTTCTTGAAAAGAGAAAATGGAAAGCTTATTCATGTTGAAGATTCAATCTTAGATGGACAAATTGAATATGTCATTGATTTAATTAAATCAGGCGAAAGACCGCCTCTTCACATATACAAGTTATATACAAAAGAATTCGATTATGAATACTGCAGTCCAGATGATATTCATGTTTATTATGCTTACAAACAGTTAGGCATCAAAAAGGTACCAGTTATAATTTATGGAGATCCCGGAGAACTAGAGGAATCCACATTTAAAAACAAGGGCTTATTTAAAGATAAAGAAGATCATTATTATTCACACTCTAATATAAATATCAATCGAAATTATTTTCCATCCATAACCCATGATAGCAAAAAGAGTACAATCCCTGATATATCAAAATGTTTAGATAATTGTATTGAACTTGTTTCAAATACAAAACATGAATATAAATTATTTCATGCTTTTAAAATAGAGATTCATTATCATCACATTATTCATGCAATTCTTTTGCGACTTTATGAAGATTTAAAGGCAATAAAAATGCTCATTGACAACAACTTATTAATTCAATCTGCCGGATTGCTTAGAAGCATTTATGAGCTAATGTTAAACTTTTATCTCGTATGGATTAGTCCACGCGAAATGAGTGAAATGTTGAAATTTAAAAGTTTACTATCAATAAATGAGTTACTCAAAATTGTAAAAAATAACAATAGCGACTTAAATACAACCCAACTCCGCGAGTTAGAAAAAATATACACTTATCAATATAATTTAGTATCGAAGGTGATAGAAAAAGCTAAATTCTCGCCATTTGGTGAGTCTTATTATGAAAGCATCTACAGATTTTTATCAGACATAACTCACCACGATTTTAGCAGCACCGCGCGCTATAGGCACGCGTTAGAGCACGGAGATAAAAGTGTATATAGTTCTGATCTTTTGACAACGATTGTCAATATTGCTGATTTTATAACATCGTTTGTATGTCTTTATGCACTGGATGATATAGGTGTTAGCAGTAGGAATGAAATTTAA